A stretch of Sphingomicrobium flavum DNA encodes these proteins:
- a CDS encoding cysteine synthase A, producing MTVRNDVLDAIGNTPLIKLRRASEETGCTILGKAEFMNPGQSVKDRAALFLVRDAMERAVLKPGGTIVDGTAGNTGIGLTMVGNALGMETVIVIPETQTQEKKDTLRNLGATLVEVPAVPFKNPNNYVKIAARIAEQLAAERPAGALFADQFDNQANRQAHIETTGPEIWEQTEGKIDGFICAVGTGGTLAGTAEALRERKTDIAIGIADPPGAALYSYFTSGELKSEGGSITEGIGQGRITGNLEGLTVDHAFQIPDQEALDRNFQMLAEEGLNLGMSSGVNVAGAVRLARQLGPGHTIVTILCDPGTRYQSRLFNPEFLASKGLEVPEFLTRSSEIAVPYLPTE from the coding sequence ATGACAGTCCGCAACGATGTTCTCGACGCGATCGGCAACACCCCGCTGATCAAGCTCCGCCGCGCTTCGGAGGAAACCGGCTGCACGATCCTCGGCAAGGCCGAATTCATGAACCCCGGCCAATCGGTCAAGGATCGCGCAGCGCTCTTCCTCGTACGCGATGCGATGGAGCGCGCAGTGCTCAAACCGGGCGGCACCATCGTCGATGGCACCGCGGGCAATACCGGCATCGGCCTCACCATGGTCGGCAATGCGCTGGGGATGGAGACGGTGATCGTCATTCCCGAAACGCAGACGCAGGAAAAGAAGGACACGCTGCGCAATCTGGGCGCGACGCTGGTCGAAGTGCCCGCAGTGCCGTTCAAGAATCCCAACAATTATGTGAAGATCGCCGCGCGCATCGCCGAGCAGTTGGCCGCCGAGCGCCCCGCTGGCGCCCTGTTCGCCGACCAGTTCGACAATCAGGCCAACCGCCAGGCCCATATCGAGACCACCGGCCCCGAAATCTGGGAACAGACCGAAGGCAAGATCGATGGCTTCATCTGCGCGGTCGGCACCGGCGGCACGCTGGCGGGCACCGCTGAGGCGCTGCGCGAACGCAAGACCGATATTGCCATCGGTATCGCCGATCCGCCGGGCGCCGCGCTCTACAGCTATTTTACCAGCGGCGAATTGAAGTCCGAAGGCGGCTCGATCACCGAAGGCATCGGCCAGGGCCGAATCACCGGCAATCTGGAAGGTCTGACCGTCGATCACGCCTTCCAGATCCCCGACCAGGAAGCGCTGGATCGCAATTTCCAGATGCTGGCCGAAGAGGGTCTCAACCTTGGCATGTCGTCGGGCGTCAATGTGGCGGGCGCGGTGCGCCTCGCCAGACAGCTTGGCCCCGGCCATACCATCGTGACGATCCTGTGCGATCCGGGCACGCGTTACCAGTCGCGCCTCTTCAACCCCGAATTTCTCGCCTCCAAGGGCCTCGAGGTCCCCGAATTCCTCACCCGATCGAGCGAGATCGCCGTCCCCTACCTTCCCACCGAATAA
- the rimP gene encoding ribosome maturation protein RimP yields MANIAAITALIEPMIEEMGFNLVRVKMMGGTSDPTLQVMAERPDTRQLTIEDCARISRAIDEPLEQADPIADAYRLEISSPGIDRPLTRLADFADWAGHEARITLGDKLDGRKKFKGILAGIDGETVSITDEHDKTHSMPFGMIEDAKLLLTDKLIQETQPLSTEGANVIKEEG; encoded by the coding sequence TTGGCCAATATTGCTGCCATCACTGCGCTGATTGAACCCATGATCGAAGAAATGGGCTTCAACCTCGTGCGCGTGAAGATGATGGGCGGCACCTCCGATCCGACGCTGCAGGTGATGGCCGAGCGGCCCGATACGCGCCAGCTGACGATCGAGGATTGCGCCCGGATCAGTCGCGCCATCGACGAACCGCTGGAACAGGCCGATCCCATCGCCGACGCCTACCGGCTCGAAATTTCCTCGCCCGGCATTGATCGCCCGCTCACGCGGCTCGCCGATTTTGCCGATTGGGCGGGGCACGAGGCGCGCATCACGCTTGGCGACAAGCTCGATGGCCGCAAGAAGTTCAAGGGCATCCTCGCCGGCATTGACGGCGAAACGGTGTCCATCACCGATGAGCATGACAAGACGCATTCGATGCCCTTCGGCATGATCGAGGATGCCAAATTGCTGCTCACCGACAAACTCATCCAGGAAACCCAGCCGCTCTCCACCGAGGGCGCGAATGTGATCAAGGAAGAAGGGTAA
- a CDS encoding peroxiredoxin, translating to MTLSIGSTAPDFTASTTQGDISFHDWIGDHWAILFSHPKAFTPVCTTELGYMAGLSDEFAKRNTRIVGLSVDSSEDNRNWLPDIEEVSGNSVGYPIIGDVDLNVAKAYNMLPADESGTAQGRTAANNATVRTVYIIGPDKKIRAMLLYPMSSGRNFDEVMRLLDSVQLTENAGVATPVNWRDGDDVIIPPSVSDEDAKAKYPNGWETKKPYLRVIPQPEKA from the coding sequence ATGACACTTTCGATCGGTTCGACCGCACCCGATTTCACGGCCAGTACCACCCAGGGCGATATCAGCTTCCATGACTGGATCGGCGATCACTGGGCGATCCTCTTCTCGCACCCCAAGGCCTTCACGCCGGTTTGCACGACCGAGCTTGGCTATATGGCCGGCCTCAGCGACGAATTTGCCAAGCGCAACACCCGCATCGTCGGCCTGTCGGTGGACAGCAGTGAAGATAACCGCAACTGGCTGCCCGATATCGAAGAGGTTTCGGGCAACAGCGTCGGCTATCCGATCATCGGCGATGTCGATCTCAACGTCGCCAAGGCCTATAATATGCTGCCGGCTGACGAGAGCGGCACGGCGCAAGGCCGCACTGCCGCCAACAATGCCACCGTGCGCACCGTCTACATCATCGGCCCCGACAAGAAGATCCGCGCCATGCTGCTCTACCCGATGAGCTCGGGCCGCAATTTCGACGAGGTGATGCGCCTGCTCGACAGCGTCCAGCTCACCGAAAATGCGGGCGTCGCCACCCCCGTCAACTGGCGCGACGGCGATGATGTCATCATCCCGCCCAGCGTGTCGGACGAAGACGCGAAGGCCAAATATCCCAATGGCTGGGAGACCAAGAAACCCTACCTGCGCGTCATCCCGCAGCCTGAAAAGGCCTGA
- a CDS encoding GGDEF domain-containing protein, whose amino-acid sequence MGDNLFFYLVPIMFILFGIALGAVALADRKLVAARYGALGFSLAAVGILIDAFRTVDDHVLQYLALLAHFATLGLMVQAFAVRHERQMPMATLAVLGLGAFAYLPGTPLDAWPHLRVILVQLIAATALFPFIIIAIGWAQRSTVDRIILFAISLSFLSYVVRAGIFAGNPAFALDWGPNAFNVYNVIFHISTAMTGFATALVLLVAVGVDALVREARESETDALTGIGNRRALDAAIDADMRGEWRCGAVIAADLDHFKQVNDRYGHAGGDRVLVAVGETLQRVLGQFGRLCRIGGEEFVLLVDDDHADAAEALATTTRKAIAAIRLDGPLAELRPTACVGFHIRGEGASIAEALNSADRAVYRGKADGRNKVVSAVGEPGAIALRAV is encoded by the coding sequence ATGGGTGACAATCTTTTTTTCTATCTGGTGCCGATCATGTTCATCCTGTTCGGCATTGCGCTGGGCGCGGTGGCGCTGGCGGACCGCAAGCTGGTTGCGGCGCGCTATGGGGCCTTGGGCTTTTCGCTCGCGGCGGTCGGGATCCTGATCGATGCGTTTCGGACCGTCGATGATCATGTGTTGCAATATCTCGCCTTGCTCGCCCATTTTGCCACGCTGGGACTGATGGTGCAGGCCTTCGCGGTGCGCCATGAAAGGCAGATGCCGATGGCGACGCTGGCGGTGCTGGGGCTGGGGGCCTTCGCCTATCTGCCCGGAACCCCGCTCGATGCCTGGCCGCATCTGCGGGTGATCCTGGTGCAGCTGATCGCCGCCACGGCGCTGTTCCCCTTCATCATCATCGCCATCGGCTGGGCCCAGCGCTCGACGGTCGACCGGATCATTCTCTTCGCGATCAGCCTCAGCTTCCTGTCTTATGTCGTGCGTGCGGGCATCTTTGCCGGCAATCCCGCCTTCGCGCTCGATTGGGGCCCCAACGCGTTCAACGTTTATAACGTTATTTTCCACATCAGCACCGCAATGACCGGCTTCGCCACCGCGCTGGTGTTGCTGGTGGCGGTGGGTGTTGACGCGCTCGTGCGCGAGGCGCGCGAAAGCGAGACCGATGCGCTGACCGGGATCGGCAACCGCCGCGCGCTCGATGCCGCGATCGATGCCGATATGCGAGGGGAATGGCGTTGCGGCGCGGTCATTGCGGCAGACCTCGATCATTTCAAGCAGGTCAACGACCGCTACGGCCATGCCGGCGGTGACCGGGTGCTTGTCGCGGTCGGCGAAACGCTACAGCGGGTGCTTGGCCAGTTCGGCCGCCTGTGCCGGATTGGCGGCGAGGAATTCGTGCTGCTGGTCGATGATGACCATGCCGACGCGGCCGAGGCGCTGGCCACGACCACCCGCAAGGCGATTGCGGCGATCCGGCTGGATGGCCCGCTCGCCGAGCTGCGGCCCACAGCCTGTGTCGGCTTCCATATCCGCGGCGAGGGGGCGAGCATCGCCGAGGCGCTCAACAGCGCTGACCGCGCGGTCTATCGCGGCAAGGCCGACGGCCGCAACAAGGTGGTGTCCGCGGTAGGAGAGCCCGGCGCCATCGCGCTCAGGGCGGTCTGA
- the infB gene encoding translation initiation factor IF-2: MSDDKKKLGTRPPLGIKRTVETGKVKQSFSHGRSNTVVVEVKKRRFLKPGETKPEAEAPKEETKAPETKAAPAKPAPKPAPKAEPQRPISAAERREQVKELERQAEEARMAALEEARRRDDLQKAEASEEEQRRAEANRKAELEAEKKAAEDAAKAAEDAKREAQQPAAAAPGQPRADDHRAKPAPAPAKKKDDRNKGRPAPDRRSGKLTVNRALRGDDGGRARSLAALKRKREKARRDHDSGPREKTVRDVVVPDSITVADLAKRMGEKAADLVKSLFNMGMMVTVNQNIDQDTAELLVTEFGHKIQRVSESDVDIDTSEDVDAEDTLQSRPPVVTIMGHVDHGKTSLLDAIRGADVAAHEAGGITQHIGAYQVTPKGGSPVTFLDTPGHEAFSEMRARGANVTDLVILVVAADDGLKPQTIEAINHTKAAKVPMIVAINKIDKDGANAQKVREELLQHEIIVEAMSGDVQDVEVSAKQKTNIDKLLEAITLQAELLELKANPDRNADATVVEAKLDKGRGPVATVLVQRGTLRVGDTFVAGPAAGKVRALIDSHGKRVDEAGPSFPVEVLGLSSLPSAGDPFTVVENDQRAREVADYRQRKLDEKRTTAAPMSLDAMFAKKGSETMQFPMIVKADVQGTSEAIVNALNKISTEEIEVRVLHSGVGAITESDVTLAASTGAPIIGFNVRPNAKAREFAKRDQVEFRYYDVIYHLTDWVKEAMAGELGPEIVEHVRGRAEVKQVFKSGKKDKAAGLLVLDGVIQKGFHARLTRDDVIVSKTTIASLRRFKDDVKEVEAGTECGVVLEDTNDIAAGDILEVFEVEEKARVIA; the protein is encoded by the coding sequence ATGAGCGACGATAAGAAAAAGCTGGGCACGCGCCCGCCGCTGGGAATCAAGCGGACGGTCGAAACCGGCAAGGTGAAGCAAAGCTTCAGCCATGGGCGCTCGAACACCGTCGTGGTCGAGGTGAAGAAGCGTCGCTTCCTGAAGCCCGGCGAAACCAAGCCCGAGGCCGAAGCGCCGAAGGAAGAGACCAAGGCACCCGAAACCAAGGCTGCGCCGGCCAAGCCCGCGCCCAAGCCTGCCCCCAAGGCCGAGCCCCAGCGCCCGATTTCCGCTGCCGAACGGCGCGAACAGGTCAAGGAGCTTGAACGCCAGGCCGAGGAAGCCCGCATGGCCGCGCTCGAAGAAGCGCGCCGCCGTGACGATCTGCAGAAGGCCGAGGCCAGCGAGGAAGAACAGCGCCGCGCCGAAGCCAATCGCAAGGCCGAACTGGAAGCCGAGAAAAAGGCCGCCGAAGATGCCGCCAAGGCCGCCGAGGACGCCAAGCGCGAGGCGCAGCAGCCTGCCGCCGCTGCGCCCGGCCAGCCGCGCGCGGACGACCATCGCGCCAAGCCGGCCCCTGCGCCCGCCAAGAAGAAGGACGACCGCAACAAGGGTCGCCCTGCCCCCGATCGCCGTTCGGGCAAGCTCACGGTCAACCGCGCGCTGCGCGGCGACGATGGCGGCCGTGCGCGCAGCCTGGCAGCCCTGAAGCGCAAGCGCGAAAAGGCCCGCCGCGACCATGACAGCGGCCCGCGTGAGAAAACCGTGCGCGACGTCGTCGTGCCGGACAGCATCACCGTTGCCGACCTTGCCAAGCGCATGGGCGAAAAGGCCGCCGACCTGGTCAAGAGCCTGTTCAACATGGGCATGATGGTCACGGTGAACCAGAATATCGACCAGGATACGGCCGAGCTGCTGGTCACCGAATTCGGTCACAAGATCCAGCGCGTGTCCGAAAGCGATGTCGATATCGACACGTCCGAAGATGTGGATGCCGAAGACACGCTGCAATCGCGTCCGCCGGTGGTCACCATCATGGGCCATGTCGATCACGGCAAGACCAGCCTTTTGGATGCCATTCGCGGCGCCGATGTGGCCGCGCATGAAGCCGGCGGCATCACCCAGCATATCGGGGCCTACCAGGTGACGCCCAAGGGCGGCAGCCCGGTCACCTTCCTCGACACGCCGGGCCATGAAGCTTTCAGCGAAATGCGTGCACGCGGTGCCAATGTCACCGATCTGGTCATCTTGGTGGTGGCGGCCGATGATGGCCTCAAGCCCCAGACGATCGAGGCGATCAACCACACCAAGGCGGCCAAGGTGCCGATGATCGTGGCGATCAACAAGATCGACAAGGATGGCGCCAACGCCCAGAAGGTCCGCGAGGAGCTGCTGCAGCACGAGATCATCGTCGAAGCCATGTCGGGCGACGTCCAGGACGTCGAGGTCTCTGCCAAGCAGAAGACCAATATCGACAAGCTCCTGGAAGCCATCACGTTGCAGGCCGAACTGCTCGAGCTCAAGGCCAATCCAGATCGCAATGCCGATGCCACGGTGGTCGAAGCCAAGCTCGACAAGGGCCGTGGCCCGGTCGCGACCGTGCTGGTCCAGCGCGGCACGCTGCGCGTCGGCGACACCTTTGTTGCCGGTCCGGCAGCGGGCAAGGTCCGTGCACTGATCGACAGCCATGGCAAGCGCGTCGATGAAGCCGGCCCGTCCTTCCCGGTCGAGGTGCTGGGCCTGTCCAGCCTGCCCAGCGCAGGCGACCCCTTCACCGTCGTCGAAAATGACCAGCGCGCCCGCGAAGTGGCCGATTATCGCCAGCGCAAGCTGGACGAAAAGCGCACCACCGCTGCACCGATGAGCCTCGATGCCATGTTCGCCAAGAAGGGCAGCGAGACGATGCAGTTCCCGATGATCGTCAAGGCCGATGTGCAGGGCACGTCGGAAGCGATCGTCAATGCGCTCAACAAGATTTCCACCGAGGAGATCGAGGTGCGCGTGCTGCATTCGGGCGTGGGTGCCATCACCGAAAGCGATGTGACGCTGGCCGCCTCCACCGGCGCGCCGATCATCGGCTTCAACGTGCGCCCCAATGCCAAGGCCCGCGAATTTGCCAAGCGCGACCAGGTCGAGTTCCGCTATTATGACGTCATCTATCACCTCACCGATTGGGTGAAGGAAGCGATGGCGGGCGAACTGGGTCCGGAAATCGTCGAACATGTCCGTGGCCGCGCCGAAGTGAAGCAGGTCTTCAAGTCGGGCAAGAAGGACAAGGCCGCCGGCCTGCTGGTCCTCGACGGCGTCATCCAGAAGGGCTTCCATGCCCGCCTGACGCGCGACGATGTGATCGTGTCCAAGACCACCATCGCCTCGCTGCGTCGCTTCAAGGATGATGTGAAGGAAGTCGAAGCCGGCACCGAATGCGGCGTCGTGCTGGAAGACACCAATGACATTGCAGCGGGCGACATCCTCGAAGTCTTCGAAGTCGAGGAAAAAGCGCGGGTCATCGCCTAA
- a CDS encoding PQQ-dependent sugar dehydrogenase, protein MRVLIFASTIALAACTAERPGIVVLNNNETSDDGASAASGGLPFTVTEMGNFDEPWAGAFMPGTNMLFITEKGGTIKIVDVKTGRMGSVESGIPTVDYGGQGGLGDIAFGPDWTPGQTSGGSIYLSFAEAGDGDTRGAALGRGTLICDEADSCRIEGFTVLWRQDKTDGRGHYSHRILFSPDGQYLFLTSGDRQKLDPAQDRSNNLGAVLRLTLDGQAAAGNPWESEGGSAAEIWSMGHRNLLGLDFAPDGRLWEIEMGPRHGDELNLVERGANYGWPVRSNGDHYDGRDIPDHTADDGFAKPKAYWVPAISPASLLIYSGDLFAAWKGDALIPGLSGQSITHVDINGAEVVSTTTYDMGNRMREIVEGPDGALYALEDERRGSDGSLLKLTPRP, encoded by the coding sequence ATGCGCGTCCTGATTTTCGCTTCGACCATCGCCCTTGCCGCCTGCACAGCCGAACGGCCGGGCATCGTCGTCCTCAACAATAATGAGACCAGCGACGATGGCGCGAGCGCTGCCAGTGGCGGCCTCCCGTTCACGGTTACCGAAATGGGCAATTTCGACGAGCCGTGGGCGGGCGCCTTCATGCCCGGCACCAACATGCTCTTCATCACCGAAAAGGGCGGCACCATCAAGATCGTCGACGTGAAGACCGGCCGCATGGGCAGCGTGGAAAGCGGCATCCCGACCGTCGATTATGGTGGGCAGGGCGGCCTTGGCGACATTGCCTTCGGTCCCGACTGGACGCCGGGCCAGACGAGCGGTGGATCGATCTACCTGAGCTTTGCCGAAGCGGGTGATGGAGACACAAGGGGCGCGGCGCTCGGCCGCGGGACGCTGATCTGCGACGAGGCCGACAGCTGCCGCATCGAGGGCTTCACCGTGCTGTGGCGGCAGGACAAGACCGACGGTCGCGGCCATTATTCGCACCGCATCCTGTTCTCGCCCGATGGCCAATATCTGTTCCTGACCTCGGGCGACCGGCAGAAGCTCGATCCCGCGCAGGATCGGTCGAACAATCTGGGCGCCGTGCTGCGCCTGACGCTCGATGGACAGGCGGCAGCGGGCAATCCGTGGGAGAGCGAGGGCGGTAGCGCCGCTGAAATCTGGTCGATGGGCCACCGCAACTTGCTGGGGCTCGACTTCGCGCCCGACGGTCGCCTGTGGGAAATCGAAATGGGCCCGCGCCATGGCGACGAGCTCAACCTGGTCGAGCGCGGCGCCAATTATGGCTGGCCCGTGCGCAGCAATGGCGACCATTATGACGGGCGCGATATCCCCGATCACACCGCCGATGACGGCTTTGCCAAGCCCAAGGCCTATTGGGTCCCTGCGATCAGCCCCGCCAGCCTGCTGATCTATTCGGGCGACCTGTTCGCCGCCTGGAAAGGCGATGCGTTGATCCCGGGCCTGTCGGGCCAGTCGATCACCCATGTGGATATCAATGGTGCCGAGGTCGTCAGCACTACCACCTATGACATGGGCAACCGCATGCGCGAGATCGTCGAAGGGCCCGACGGCGCGCTCTACGCGCTGGAAGACGAGCGGCGTGGATCGGACGGCAGCTTGCTGAAGCTGACGCCGAGGCCATAG
- the nusA gene encoding transcription termination factor NusA, producing MATTPPAASANKAELLAIADAVAREKLIDKGIVIEAMEDAIQRAARARYGNENDIRAKLDPETGDLRLWRVLEVVEEVDDHFKEVDLKGAQKLQDGAAVGDFIVDPLPPIEFGRIAAQAAKQVIFQKVRDAERERQYEEFKDRGGEVITGVVKRVEFGHVVVDLGRAEGVIRRDQQIPREMVRVGDRIRSLIMRVARETRGPQIFLSRAHPDFMRKLFAQEVPEIYDGIIEIKAAARDPGSRAKIGVISYDSSIDPVGACVGMKGSRVQAVVQELQGEKIDIIPWSEDLATFVVNALQPATVSRVVIDEEEGRIEVVVPDDQLSLAIGRRGQNVRLASQLTDSQIDILTEADASEKRQKEFMERTEMFQNELDVDETLSQLLVAEGFTSLEEVAYVEQDEIATIEGLDEEIAEELQSRAKEALDRREEASREKRRELGVEDAVAELPHMTEAMAVTLGEAGLKTLDDVADLATDELIQKKRVEPRRRADSRRSDDKGGVLGDYGLSEEQGNEIIMAARAHWFEDEDEAAAPAEAPTEEDAAADGNQ from the coding sequence ATGGCCACGACTCCCCCGGCGGCTTCCGCCAACAAGGCCGAACTGCTTGCCATTGCCGACGCCGTCGCGCGCGAAAAGCTGATCGACAAGGGCATCGTCATCGAAGCGATGGAAGATGCGATCCAGCGCGCCGCCCGCGCTCGCTACGGCAACGAAAATGACATCCGCGCCAAGCTCGACCCCGAAACCGGGGACCTTCGCCTGTGGCGTGTCCTCGAAGTGGTCGAGGAAGTGGACGACCATTTCAAGGAAGTCGACCTCAAAGGCGCGCAGAAGCTGCAGGACGGCGCTGCTGTCGGCGACTTCATCGTCGATCCCCTGCCCCCGATCGAATTCGGCCGCATCGCCGCCCAGGCCGCCAAGCAGGTCATCTTCCAGAAGGTCCGCGACGCCGAGCGCGAGCGCCAGTATGAAGAATTCAAGGATCGCGGCGGCGAGGTCATCACCGGAGTCGTCAAGCGCGTCGAATTCGGCCATGTCGTGGTAGATCTGGGCCGCGCCGAAGGCGTCATCCGCCGCGACCAGCAGATCCCGCGCGAAATGGTTCGCGTCGGTGATCGCATCCGCAGCCTGATCATGCGCGTCGCCCGCGAAACGCGCGGGCCGCAGATTTTCCTGTCGCGCGCCCACCCCGATTTCATGCGCAAGCTGTTCGCGCAGGAAGTGCCCGAAATCTATGACGGCATCATCGAGATCAAGGCCGCCGCCCGCGACCCGGGCAGCCGGGCCAAGATCGGCGTGATCAGCTATGACAGCTCGATCGACCCGGTCGGCGCCTGCGTCGGCATGAAGGGCAGCCGCGTGCAGGCCGTCGTGCAGGAACTGCAGGGCGAAAAGATCGACATCATCCCCTGGAGCGAGGATCTTGCGACCTTCGTCGTCAACGCGCTCCAGCCCGCGACCGTCAGCCGCGTCGTCATCGACGAGGAAGAAGGCCGGATCGAAGTGGTGGTGCCTGACGACCAGCTGAGCCTGGCCATCGGCCGCCGCGGCCAGAATGTCCGCCTCGCCAGCCAGCTGACCGACAGCCAGATCGACATCCTGACCGAGGCCGACGCGAGCGAAAAGCGCCAGAAGGAATTCATGGAGCGCACCGAGATGTTCCAGAACGAGCTGGACGTCGATGAAACGCTGTCCCAACTGCTGGTCGCCGAAGGCTTCACGTCGCTGGAAGAAGTCGCCTATGTCGAACAGGACGAGATCGCCACGATCGAAGGCCTTGACGAGGAAATCGCCGAAGAGCTGCAGAGCCGCGCCAAGGAAGCGCTCGACCGCCGCGAGGAAGCCTCGCGCGAGAAGCGCCGCGAACTGGGCGTCGAGGATGCCGTCGCCGAACTGCCGCACATGACCGAAGCCATGGCGGTGACGCTGGGCGAAGCGGGCTTGAAGACGCTCGACGATGTCGCCGACCTCGCCACCGACGAACTGATCCAGAAGAAGCGTGTCGAACCGCGCCGCCGTGCGGACAGCCGCCGGTCGGACGACAAGGGCGGCGTGCTGGGTGACTATGGCCTTTCCGAAGAGCAGGGCAATGAGATCATCATGGCCGCCCGCGCCCACTGGTTCGAAGACGAAGATGAAGCTGCGGCGCCCGCCGAAGCCCCGACCGAGGAGGACGCGGCTGCGGATGGGAACCAATGA
- the trmB gene encoding tRNA (guanine(46)-N(7))-methyltransferase TrmB, whose protein sequence is MTAFKKGDPTTLNRLYGRSSTHKLRQAQAELVEKLLPQISVPDGGEITATRLFGEDRPLHFEIGFGGGEHLAYRADLLPDHGFIGCEPFLNGVAQCLTHIRDGMLANVRLHMGDALGVLDRVPDGALSFVYLLHPDPWPKARHAKRRMMNDGPLDMIAAKLKPGGEFRVATDHPVYLEWALQVMQREGHRANFDWVIKGPEGFLEKPGGWIDTRYAAKARREGRRPYYLRYRRR, encoded by the coding sequence ATGACGGCGTTCAAGAAAGGCGATCCGACCACCTTGAACCGGCTTTACGGCCGGTCGAGCACGCATAAGCTGCGCCAGGCGCAGGCCGAGCTGGTCGAGAAATTGCTGCCCCAGATCAGCGTGCCCGACGGTGGCGAGATCACGGCAACGCGGCTGTTCGGCGAGGATCGCCCGCTGCATTTCGAAATCGGCTTTGGCGGCGGCGAGCATCTGGCCTACCGCGCCGACCTGCTGCCCGATCACGGCTTTATCGGCTGCGAACCCTTCCTCAACGGTGTCGCCCAATGCCTCACCCATATCCGCGACGGCATGCTCGCCAATGTGCGGCTGCATATGGGCGATGCGCTGGGCGTGCTGGACCGCGTGCCCGACGGGGCACTCAGCTTCGTCTATCTTCTCCACCCCGATCCCTGGCCCAAGGCGCGCCATGCCAAAAGGCGGATGATGAATGACGGCCCGCTCGACATGATCGCGGCCAAGCTGAAGCCCGGCGGCGAATTTCGCGTCGCGACTGACCATCCGGTCTATCTGGAATGGGCGCTGCAGGTCATGCAGCGCGAAGGGCATCGCGCCAATTTCGACTGGGTGATCAAGGGGCCCGAAGGCTTCCTGGAAAAGCCCGGCGGCTGGATCGACACGCGCTACGCCGCCAAGGCGCGGCGCGAAGGACGGCGGCCTTACTATCTGCGCTATCGGCGGCGCTAG
- a CDS encoding DUF448 domain-containing protein, producing the protein MGTNDHQLTDKAGPERSCILTRQAAPKDRLIRIALGPEGQVAPDVRARAPGRGAYVGVGKDDVAKAQANGQLKAALARAFKTSALQIPENFADLIADALRQQTLDRLGLEARGGTLVNGAEKVETACRSGKARLLIHAADASEDGRRKLDAAWRVGGGEDFGWSRGLVFPANRTILSGALGRENVVHVALVDARAADRVLNALSRWQSFLNPDAGLEGALPSAPAASTHDGRNEG; encoded by the coding sequence ATGGGAACCAATGATCATCAGCTGACGGATAAGGCAGGGCCGGAACGGTCCTGCATCCTGACCCGGCAGGCGGCCCCCAAGGACCGCCTCATCCGGATCGCGCTTGGTCCCGAAGGCCAGGTCGCGCCCGATGTGCGCGCGCGTGCGCCGGGTCGCGGCGCCTATGTGGGCGTTGGCAAGGATGACGTCGCCAAGGCACAGGCTAATGGACAACTGAAGGCTGCACTTGCGCGTGCCTTCAAGACCAGTGCGCTCCAAATTCCGGAGAATTTCGCCGATCTCATCGCCGATGCGCTGCGCCAGCAGACGCTGGACCGATTGGGGCTGGAAGCGCGCGGCGGCACGTTGGTCAACGGCGCGGAAAAGGTCGAAACCGCCTGTCGATCGGGCAAGGCGCGGCTGCTCATCCATGCCGCCGATGCCTCCGAAGACGGTCGCCGCAAGCTGGACGCCGCCTGGCGGGTTGGCGGCGGTGAGGATTTTGGCTGGTCCCGCGGGCTTGTTTTTCCCGCAAATCGCACCATTTTAAGTGGTGCGTTGGGGCGGGAAAATGTAGTTCATGTGGCGTTGGTCGACGCCCGTGCAGCGGATCGGGTGCTGAATGCCCTTTCCCGCTGGCAATCTTTTCTTAATCCCGATGCTGGGCTAGAGGGCGCATTGCCGTCCGCGCCCGCGGCGTCGACGCACGATGGTAGGAACGAAGGATAG